A segment of the Gossypium hirsutum isolate 1008001.06 chromosome D10, Gossypium_hirsutum_v2.1, whole genome shotgun sequence genome:
ACTCAAAATTTGATGAgatttaattgctttttttttcttaaaaaacttGGAGGGATATGAATAAggttatattttttaaacttcaaGTTCTCTTCCTCTAACGTCTAAACTTCGTTACGTAATTAAGCTTTTATGAAAATCCAAATTCAATGGCTCTACATTCTCTATCCTCAATCTTACCGTCCCAAAACCCCATTTTGTCCTCCCTCTCCTCTCCACTTTCTCCTTATCACCGTCAAATAAGCCACCTTAGACCGATGGTTCCCTTGGCGGTCTCTCGTCGCCGCAGGCCTCGCCGTAAACATACCCAGAAACGAAGCGATACGTCCATGTTTCTCCCGCTTTCATCCAGAGGAAACGAGTCGCTTTTAGATTCTAGAAatagtaagttttttttttcttcttttttcttgagaaaataaaggaaagaaaaatctaagtttaatttatttaaccgAGGTTCTGGAAATGGAGAATCGATACCGATGGAGCAAGAGTCCAGTACCTCGATGAGTTCGGTCGCTAGTTCGAGGAAGAAAGACAGGTATACAGGCAACGCCCGAAGATTCAGAATTTTCGGCGTTGATTTTTCTCCAGACAGTGTGGCGGTTGCTATGGTCTACTTCGTTCAAGGCGCTTTAGGCCTTTCGAGGCTTGCTGTTAGCTTTTACTTGAAAGATGATTTGCATCTGGATCCTGCAGAGGTATGCTCTTTTGAACTGAATTCTCCAGCAGTTTAATTTAGTAATTGTATACAGTTAAGTTAGGCTTTACTTCTAAATgcacaattttattatttatataaaaggaTTTTAACTGTTATTTAAACTATATCATTTTCTTAATtggtatttaaactttttttctcTTGTAAGTGAtacaaaattacttttttttttcaacttgctaACCTATACTTCCAAGTTGCTACCTTGTTAATTCAATATCTGTTAGTCTATTTTTCTAGAAAAAAgataactaattaaaaattaacatgaacaataaaaagataaaaagtattattttctcttttatatattttatttttatttttctttctttaaaattaGACTAATGACTAAATCGGCTTGGTCACCCGTCCTCGGTTTAATCATTTCTTtcgattcaattaaataaattattacaaattcataaaagtaaaaaaaattaaaaatagagaaaactaATTCAATTGTTATTTTAACTTGGTTCAATCGGTCTATAACGATTTACGGGTCAATAGATTTAACCTCTATCTTCGAACTGGTATCCCAAATGATTTCTAATCCGACCGGCCGTTTTGGTCCAGCTCTGAAAACAGTCAATGAAATAACTTTCCTGCAATACTAAACTAGCCTATTTAGAGAGATTTTAGTAAATTTGTGTTGCATTTATTgcatatttatcatataatcgtCTTAAAGGACTGACAAGTTGTATTTGGTTGACTAGACAGCTTTGATATCCGGTTTTTCTTCGCTGCCATGGCTTGTTAAGCCACTTTATGGGTTTATTAGGTGCGGCTCTCTTAGCTATCTCTTTCTGTTTCTGATCATATTTGAAACTGTTATGTATTTTGTTTCTAGATTTGGTTTGAGTAGCACTATGGTTTTGCAGTGATTCATTCCCACTATTTGGTTATCGAAGAAGGTCATACTTGGTTCTATCTGGACTTCTTGGTGCTCTCTCATGGAGTTTGATGGCCACCTTTGTTGACAGCAAGTATGGTGCTGTAGTCTGCATACTTATTGGATCTCTTTCTGTTGCTTTCTCAGATGTTGTAAGTTTCTTCCGCTTTGCAGAATTCTTTCAGTTATTCACTTAAAGTTGATTATTTCTGCAACGGCAGTTCAGGGTTTCTATGATTTCTTATACCTGCACATTCTTGTGATGTATCTTTTTTCCATGTTAATGTTATTATCTAGTCTAAGTTGGTTACATTTGAAGTCAAAGTTCTCTATGCAGCCAAGATTTATTATAAGAGAAACGTTACATAATCCTCTATCAATGTTTATTGATCATGAATTGGTGTCAAgtaaaatgagaataaaatagcAAGTTAATATTGTAAGCCATAAGGAGCTGAGAACTTTAGACATCCTCTTTGGATGCATGGCTCATAGGTGAAGCATAAAAGATCCTTATAATCTTGATCGAGCACATTCGTTACCAAGCCGAAGAAATTAAACCAAGTACTAGAAAGCTTTAGCAGCTTTTGTATTACTTGTGAATTGTATTCTTAGTGTATGCCTTACTTTAGCAGACACTACTTTTAGCACCTTTTTCTCTCTCTATCAGCAACATACACATGATTGATTGAGCAAGTGCACACGTGCACTACTAAGAAGCATTCTAAATGTTAGGCTGAAAAGTTTCTCGTTCAGGTGTTATCCTATTATTGTTCTAGTCATATTTCTTGGATTATGTTAGAAAATGTTGCGTGGTGCAGGTTGTAGATTCCATGGTTGTGGAGAGGGCTCGTGGGGAGTCGCAAACCATATCTGGATCTCTTCAGTCTCTATGCTGGGGATCCTCTGCTTTTGGTGGTATTGTGAGCTCCTATTTTAGTGGTTCGCTAGTGGATGCTTATGGTGTAAGGTACTTGAGTTGCTTTGTTTGTGGATATGGTTGGAAGGATTAGAGAAATTCTGCTTAACCATTTCGTCACCAATTTAATGCCTCAGGTTTGTTTTTGGTATCACTGCATTGCTACCGATGATAACATCTGCTGTTGCTGTTCTTGTAAAAGAACAGCATGTGCCTGGCCCAACAAGAGGGCAAAATGTTCTTTTAGCCAACCCTAGCTTTCttgaaagctcaagagagaatatTATTCAGTTGTGGAATGCTGTAAGAGAACCCAATGTGTTTCTTCCCACCGTTTTTATTTTCTTGTGGCAAGCAACACCGCAGTCAGACTCCGCCGTTTTTTACTTCACGTAAGTtctgttttgtttaaatttcttTGTCAGCATCTTATTTTTCTTAATCTTCATATCTGCAACAGAAGGCTGTTTTCATTTCAGCACAAATAAACTTGGTTTCACCCCAGAATTTCTAGGACGTGTAAAACTTGTCACTTCGGTTGCATCATTGGTCGGAGTTGGATTGTATAATGGACTTTTAAAAAGAGTTCCATTGCGGAAGATTTTTCTTGCCACAACAATTATCGGTACAGCCTTTGGAATGACTCAGGTTTGTGTCTTTATTTACTTATGCTTTCATATATTTAAGATGGTTTGCTTATTGTGCTTGATGTGATAGTAATCTTGAGGATTTATTCTGTTATGATTCTAGGGATTGACTAGACTAGCATAAAGTTAGGATTATAACATCTTTGTATATCTAATTACTAGTATAAATAGGTTATGTAAGGTAATGTACATATGCAAGAAATACTTTTCAGAATtagccttttttattttctttaaaaaacagCAAGCTGTAACAGCAGCACAGCAGCCCCCTTCTCTCTTCCTCTCTTCTCTCACTCGATTTCACAGTGCTTATCatcaattttaatatataattttcatcCTTGCATAGGTGTTGCTGGTAACTGGATTGAACCGGCAGTTAGGAATAAGTGATGAGTGGTTTGCGATTGGGGATTCATTGATTCTAACTGTCCTTGGTCAGGTAATTTAAGTTTATTTGTTCTGATGTTTTTGATTTATTAGACGCCTGTTGTTGGACAGGCAGGAGTTTTCTAGATTAATAGGTGCAAAGTGCAATGGATGGGTTTTTGAGTTACTGCATGTTATAAGGTTCATCTTAAGTGTTtcttttcttaataaaattaatgttttaacgTAAAAGAAATTTCTTTAGCTTCAGCAGCATAAATTAATGAGTTACAGCTTATGCATGATGTAATAATCTGAATCTTTTTCACAAAGTCTATAATATTTTTCAATTCCCCAGAGGCCCTTTTGTAATGGACAATAGTTATGATATCTCAACATGTACGTATGATCTACACtataaaacattcattttcttaATAGTATCTATGTAACATTTAATCAAACATAATTAGGAGGATGTGATCCTCCAATCAATagaaaacatttttctttttctttttttaagattAAACGTAACATTCTTAGATATGTACCTATATCTGGAATTCATCTCAATTTCACTAACTTAGTTTAAAACTGAActgtttcttttatttcattccaAGTTCGCTGCTGATGTTGCTTGCACTTGATAACGTTGCAGGTTTCTTTCATGCCGGTTCTTGTACTTGCAGCCAAGCTATGTCCGGAAGGGATGGAAGCAACACTGTTTGCAACTCTGATGTCCATATCAAACGGAGGCAGTGTGGTGGGGGGACTGTTAGGTGCAGTACTGACCCAGGTATTTGGTGTAACCAAGGATAAATTTGACAACTTATCCTCCTTGATAATCCTATGCAATCTCAGTTCATTGTTTTCTTTGCCGCTACTTGGCCTCCTTCCTGAGGATGACTCTGAAATTGTTTCTAATGAGAATGTAGATATTGAGATGAAAtctaattgatatatatatacatagatattaaAATTCTTTGATGTTTTGCCTCTTCCACAAATTTCATTGGACCCTCCTTTCTAAAATGTTTGATCCTTTTGTTTGACTATTACAAGATTAAAGTATAAacgaagataaaaaaaaatgggAGGGTGCCATGCTTTTAATCCATGCACTATTTGTAGTTTTCGTGTAATTTTAGGTACTGTAATCAAATTTAAAGTATTATatttgtcgaaaccgtttttttgaaaacaaaaatttagttgtcgactttaaaaaacaaaactggagtcgccaccgatcttttattaaggtgtgatcggcccaccttaaaaataattttggtctgcgaaatttgagaaaacaggttcgggagtcaattacgcacgatgaaggattagcacccttgtaacacccaaaattggtactaaattgatttttttaattccttggtgtcgaaaatttgaaaacattttaaaaaaaaactttttatttcatgaacgaattaaaataataagacaatttctatttcaaagaaataaaacaccatactcagtgagttagggcacaatgtttttaaatcttcaaaatactcgaatattgccttttgtttttgaaaattcttatttcgagaagaaaatgtcatgaccagtaagttaggacccaacattttgaattccggagaataagcttttatttaaaatttgaatttattgcgaaacaaatacttggctttctaaatttatcgaaaaataatcgcgatccagtaagttaggacacgatctttcacGAGAATCATGAATGCAAAATATTTTGGAATTTATAAAATAGGACGATTTAAATACTTCGAGAAAATCAAAATAGATGTTTTAAAAGAGATGCTAAAAAAGGGTTAAGGCATAACATGAAACAAATACTCTAGTTTaagacaaatatgaataaatattcaCAAGTATATATACAAGTACAccatataattaaatttacaaatatgtGTACACATATATTTAACGCATATGTACAAAGATACACATAAAAGATGAAATgggatatatcaatcaaaatataataaaaatgcatGTATGTATTTAGAAatcgtgaaaataaaataaacataaaagcatgtacatgtgtatatatttacagaATAAAAAtgtatgtgtatgtattgatAAATCATGAAAATACGCATATGTATATTAAAACCTATATAATATGAGTACAAATAACGGTGTACATTTAGGATAAGAGAAATATTTATAACAACTCAAAAacgtatatatgtataatataaaaaatgtgttttgaattgtaaaatacgaagaacatgtgtatgtatacacatatatatgtgTTTCAAAATGGtgaagaataatataaaaatcataggTACACGCATAtttatgaaagtaaaaaaaaactaaaatataataatatatatgtagaGGTAAAAAAACTAcacgaaatatatatatacaagtacgtATATTACATtgaaatgcatgtatatataatcGTGCGTGCTTTTGAAATATAGAAAtaaggataaaaataataaagggagGAAAAAAAATGGGCCAAACTGAATTAAAACGAAAAAacgaatttagaaaaaataaaaaaaataaaatcaggaCCAACTTAAATGCGCGCATAACAGTggaggactaaaagggaaattattccctccttccaaaacgctgcgtagcaagggactaaattgaaacggACATCAAATATTCAGtccaattttaaaataagtaaaaaaaagggCGCTGCAAAAAGGAAGGACCAAACGCGCAAATTTCCCCTCTGACGTCAgagcgcgcggatcctccccttcaGGTCGAGTCAACGCGCGGGTCAAGCCTggctaaaacggcgtcgttttgaatcattatttaaacaaaaaaaacatttcaGAAAACATTTTcagcataaaaaaatttaaaaaagatgcTGCCCATTTTCCCTCTGCTAGGGTTTTATTCCCTACGCCGCCGCCCTCAACCAATCGGCCAGTCCAGACCCCGGCCGTCCAAGGCGAAGCGAGCTTCGGGTTTCATCGGCAAGACCACGCAGGTAAGCCTCCtcccttttcttttattatttcttttttaaatcagaacaaatgaaataaagagaataaaaaacgaaaagaaatttcaccTTGAATCAAAAAACAATCTGTATTCAGTGCTTTTTCTATTTCTTGCGTATTTTCTCCGTTCATACCATATTTTTCCATTACAGATTTGATAACGGCccttttatagccgaaagaaaataaaaaataaaaaatctatttccCCAACAATATTTGTTGCGTTTGTGTGCCTCCTTTTTTGCAGGTTCGTTGGCGAAGAGGGCGTATGTATGTGGAGGCGCAAATCGCGCGGAGGGAGGATTGTGGCCCCGAGTCGCGCGGCGGCTAGAGTTGCTAGGCTGCGGCGCTAGGAGTTGTGCTGaaggttttagggtttttgttttttagttttgGGCTGATTTGGTTATTGGGTAGTGTATTGGGTCAATTGGGCTGTTAATTTGGTTTTTTAGTGGGTCGAACAATTTGGGCTtgtacagttgcccctctttgctcgttatcgtgtaacgGAAACAGAACAAAGACTACAAGGCCCAATTGTGCCCGGTTTTACTGAGCCTCAATTTCTTCAATGCTTCTCTTCTTTAGGTAGCCtcgttccttcctactgcatctctAGAAGTATAGGAACTAGtgtttcaatctactccactacaatgttagggagataggattcgtatgctgtagcttctcaaaagaacaaaattttctatctttaatctattccactataacttcagggagataagacttatagcttcaacttgttcTGCTACAACTTAAAGGTAAATCTGAAGCGATCTGCTTTACTGCAATTTCACAGAGATgagatctgtgattttaatccactccaaatcaacttcaaggagataggattggtaTACTTctgtttgctccactgcaacttcagggagataagactggggtcttcgatctgctccactactgcttagggagataagaatactggcttcaatgtactccactgtaaccacagggaggtaaaattcaccatctttgatctgctccactactacttagggggacaagatctgaaatcttcagtctattccactacagcccagggagatagaattactggcttcaatgtactccattgcaacctcagggaggtaaaatccgccatccttgatctgctccactactgcttagggaggtaagatctgaaatcttcaatctattccactgctgcccagggagatagaattactagcttcaatgtactccactgtaaccacagggaggtaaaattcaccatctttgatctgccctactactgcttagggagacaagatctgaaatctttaatctattccattgctgcccagggaagtagaattattggcttcaatgtactccactgcaacctcagggaggtaaaattcaccatctttgatctgccccactactgcttagggagataagatctgaaatctttaatctattccactgctgcccagggaattagaattactggcttcaatgtactccactacaacctcagggaggtaaaatccgccatcttcgatctgccccactactgcttagggagacaagatttgaaatctttaatctattccactgctgtccagggaagtagaattactggcttcaatgtactccactgtaaccacgaggaggtaaaattcaccatctttgatctgccccactactgcttagggagacaatatctgaaatctttaatctattccactgctgcccagggaagtagaattactggcttcaatgtactccactgcaacctcagggaggtaaaattcacCATCCTTGATCTgccccactactgcttagggagacaagatctgaaatctttaatctattccactgctgcccagggaagtagaattactggcttcaatgtactccactgcaacctcagggaggtaaaatccgccatcctTGATCTgccccactactgcttagggagacaagatttgaaatctttaatctattccactgttgcccagggaagtagaattactagcttcaatgtactccactgtaaccttagggaggtaaaatccgccatcttcgatctgccccactactgcttagggagacaagatttgaaatctttaatctattccactactgTCTAGGGAAGTAGAATtgctggcttcaatgtactccactgtaaccacgaggaggtaaaatccgccatcttcgatctgcttcgctgtctaTGCAaaaaggcaagatctgttatcttcaatttattccgctgctgcccagggaagtagaattactggcttcaatgtactccaccgTAACCACgaggaggtaaaatccgccatcttcgatctgcttcgctgtctatgcaggaaggcaagatctgctatcttcaacctgctctactgcaattGAGGGAGGCAAGTCTGGTGTCTTTGATCCGCTTCactgtcgatgcaggaaggcaagatctgctatcatcattgatttgttctctggggaacatgacctgtataattcactTTATagacctaattatgcctagtgattaggatgtcatgatcataATAAAtccaatgctcctaactagacatgtatgaatgacatttgaatgaatgcagaatgtcatgaaaatgatattCTAACGCTTGAGTTATTATTACtccaagtttattaaggtttcatcACTAATGTGTTATAACACCTTCTTGCTCAACTGGcgtctccaaagaaacacttgacagattgcccccactgtaaacctccaaGTTTGATCCACTAggatgcaaaatttgtaccatctttctcccgTTGTAACCCAAGAGTAAAAAGATTTGGCCTTTTCTTAATCATCTGCTATCACAACACAGGGATGTAGAATGTGAAGCTCATTTGTCATTTTCACCATTTCTAGGGAATCATACCAAATgttcatgcacaaatgaagaatATTCTTCTCCAAGAACAACTTCTTCTTATTATTCGGTGATatttgcttgcttgttcattgaggctttgtcaccaacacgacatcttacCGTTCTTCAATCAATGTTTTAGACaacaaaactcaaaaggatagtcttaatttagactcttccttatTAGATTTCCAACccggtgcgttctaaacaatagtcctgtttcaggttccagtattatttagaagcttctagagtaatatgcaaaacttcccttttgaaagttttattagcctgtcaatcattattctaatgcaacatgcttgcaagaGATCATAACAATGGGTAAGAATAgaattggttctgagcatagctcgaaataaataaattatcaaagatAATAAAGATAAATGACAAAGAAATGGATTTAGAAATGTGTATATTGGAAATGAATGAAgtgttccaagaataacaaaaatggtataaggattaggtgccccagatatcgtagcttgaacttctctgtacaaactttctgaagaccattctgagtttaacatgtgtttagaagtACTTTGTCGATACCCAAGATGTCGCTTACCCTTTCctattgattcaggtatagcaagaccacTGCATGCCCCATTCTGATTAGTACTTGAGCTGCTCCAATAATCTCAtaccccattctgatcaatatttgagccgccctttttgggttttcaactcaaatcccctttggtctcaaggtgccctttacgggttttcaccttggcctctccatttttctctttttctctttttatttttttggactcaaagcaccttttgtgggttttcaccttggtcatCTCATTCTTTAAGCGGAGTATTTCCTGACTGAACCTAAGTTTACAGGACTTTGCAGGTTTATTatccatctcactcaaaatcaaagctcctTTGGAAAAGACCTTCTCTATAACATAATGTttttcccaatttggcatccgtTATATTTTTTGTAGAGTGAGGATCTTCTTCAGCATTAGGTTTCCatcgtggaattctctgggacAAACCTTTTGCTATAGGCTCGCATCGTTTATTTCttggtacatctgaccctgatgaatagtttctagcctttttcttcaattaagttcaacTAATCGTGTCGGGATTGGATCTTTATCCTACTTTAGCTCAGTCAAAACTCGAAGAgaaagaatttcaacttcaatgaaaAAATCGTGATAAACTGAAAAGAGTGGCATTGCCCCGGTAGAGTTTTCACTGCACCATTCATGATATTTACCTTGAACATACTACAAATTTCTGATATCGTGTTGTTGTTCAGATTGCAATAACAACGCTTAAACCGGGCACATCCTGGTATGTCCTTACGAAGGCATCTTTGAATGCTTGAAGTAACCCAACAATGTCTTGCTTTGTTTTTTCGGTTATGCATGTTGCCTCAAGGTCACAGTCTTCATTGTCTCCTCATGAGGTAAAATTTTcttcctgctctaccatccttaatgagtctagaaATAAGCTACGAtccatgtcatcttcaaagttgtgagatccctctaaacacatgtctcactcaaaaggagattctaaatctgtagcagtgtcattcatgtcattgatatttggGGACCCATAGTGGGTAccaaaaaatatacaaaagaatgtatgaataatatgaatgaatgaatgaatgattttgcAGGAGAAATCCAATAGAATGAAGAAAACGTAAAGACTGAAATAACATTTGCTCAAAGATGATTACAataattattcattaaaataataatatttagacGTCAGtctatttcacaaagaaattcttattgtttctaggctaaaagcaacaagtgtgttctgaacattactctaacaaactctaaatactacagggtTTCTTCTGCGGTctaattatttagaacactctcAGGTTTACAAGGGCGAATATATGATaaggtcccttcttcagttgtTTCTTCGTATATGTCACTGATGTGAACACCCCCAGCACCTCTTCATATATTACATCCACCCtattgtcaatcatgattgggaAGTGGATTTTTTTGCACTTGATGAGTCATCAAgcttgacaacacccatgttgatgagtttttcaactagctttttgaaggtaatgcaattctcGATTGAGTTCCAtgtaattcccgcatggtagtcacattgtacgttcgcatcataccacttgggatatggaggttgtggGGGTTTTATGTAGGAAGGAGAAATAACGTGTGCATCGAATAAACTTTGGTACAGCTTCTTATACGACATCAGAATTGGCGTGAACTagagcttctcagtacctggtttctCTCCAGATTCCTGTCTCAATAAACTTTGTTGACTAGCAACCCCCTTTCCTAGATGACTAACAGTAAATGATTCAGAGTAAcccgtgttgttcacctcattttctcttctccttgggACTAACTTCTTGTTACTCTCCTCTGCATCAATTTTCCCGCTCCTTATAGCgctctcaatcatttcaccattcatgactatgtcaggaaagctttttgtggcacttcctaacatatgtgtgatgaaagGTGCTTTCAGGGTGTTAATGAATAGCATGGTCATTTCCTTTTCCAAGAGTGGTGGTTAAACTTGGACTgcgacctccctccatctctgtgcatactgcctaaagctttcgctcggcttcttctccatattctgaagggtgattctatcaggagccaTGTCTGTCACATGACTATATTGTTTTATGAATGATTGCGCcaagtccctccatgaaccaatcgtggcacgactcaattgattgtaccatttggatgctgcccctACAAGGCTGTCTTGGAAACAATGTATCAAGAGTTGGTCGTTATTAACATGTCCCGccattcgcctgcagaacatggtgatgtAAGCTTCTGGGCAGCTTGTCCCATTGTACTTTTTAAATTCAGGCATTTTAAACTTATGAAGAAGTACTAAATCTGGAACTAAACTCAGCTCTTTTGTGTCAATGCCTCGATAACTCTCAGTGACCTCCATCGCCTTGAACTTCTCCTCGAGCCACCTACACCTTTCCTCTAACTGTTTCGGTAACTCCTCCTTCATTCTTTCCTTCTCAACCACTTCATCAAAGTCAGGAATGGCAGAGTTAACATGATTATTTTCAGGATTAGAACCCAGCCCAGTTTGGAGGTTCGAAATACCAGCCCGAAACTGCTGAGGCACGATAGTGACAGTAGATTTGCGCGGGTATTCAGCTTGGGCTCGCATATGTggaggggtgaaacctggagggtaAAGAATTTCATCATTATTTCC
Coding sequences within it:
- the LOC107914883 gene encoding folate-biopterin transporter 1, chloroplastic; translation: MALHSLSSILPSQNPILSSLSSPLSPYHRQISHLRPMVPLAVSRRRRPRRKHTQKRSDTSMFLPLSSRGNESLLDSRNSSGNGESIPMEQESSTSMSSVASSRKKDRYTGNARRFRIFGVDFSPDSVAVAMVYFVQGALGLSRLAVSFYLKDDLHLDPAETALISGFSSLPWLVKPLYGFISDSFPLFGYRRRSYLVLSGLLGALSWSLMATFVDSKYGAVVCILIGSLSVAFSDVVVDSMVVERARGESQTISGSLQSLCWGSSAFGGIVSSYFSGSLVDAYGVRFVFGITALLPMITSAVAVLVKEQHVPGPTRGQNVLLANPSFLESSRENIIQLWNAVREPNVFLPTVFIFLWQATPQSDSAVFYFTTNKLGFTPEFLGRVKLVTSVASLVGVGLYNGLLKRVPLRKIFLATTIIGTAFGMTQVLLVTGLNRQLGISDEWFAIGDSLILTVLGQVSFMPVLVLAAKLCPEGMEATLFATLMSISNGGSVVGGLLGAVLTQVFGVTKDKFDNLSSLIILCNLSSLFSLPLLGLLPEDDSEIVSNENVDIEMKSN